Proteins found in one Cyanobium sp. ATX 6F1 genomic segment:
- a CDS encoding DEAD/DEAH box helicase has translation MSLLHATWLRSHTAGRPGLLLWADTWRVAAPVTPGAKVPVHPLSLDQDELGAWLEEHELWSEAFRPTVATLTLPSRSQSARGKKASEGAAWSGLPLQAGEPIPKTVEWWPWQLEGLWLEPAAAGAWLGQLPLSGDELGLADELRWWSHLQRWVLSLIARGRWLPQVESSGDGRVARWRPLLNREDDRRRLEDLAARLPQVAMAASGVATPLGLPPVAEMACRRPGSSRLVVVNLLNDLVDGQLRAGFRPDSTDLDPLLAAWQQALGPGTGKLNLGVEDAERLEVATHHWREAVAGRVAPARACLELSTPEEGQDLWDLRFSLQAEADPALRVSAAVVWATTERQLMLGEIEVEQPGEVLLEGMGRALQVFEPIGRGLDSSAPEGMQLTPAEAFVLVRTITSKLRDVGVGVLLPPSLSGGLASRLGLAIQAELPARSRGFSLGETLEWSWELMIGGVTLTLKDLERLAGKRSPLVQHKGAWIELRPGDLRNAEKFCALDPALSLDDALRLTGNEGETLQRLPVHRFTAGPRLQAVLEQYHQQKAPDPLPAPEGFSGQLRPYQERGLGWLAFLHRFDQGACLADDMGLGKTIQLLAFLQHLKAENELKRPVLLVAPTSVLTNWKREAAGFTPELRVLEHYGPRRAANSAALKKALDGVDLMLTSYGLLQRDIDLLGGADWQGVVIDEAQAIKNPSAKQSQAARELARSAKHSRFRIALTGTPVENRVSELWALMDFLNPKVLGEEGFFRQRYRLPIERYGDMSSLKDLKARVGPFILRRLKTDKSIINDLPEKVELNEWVGLSPEQVKLYRKTVDETLDAIARAPLGQKHGQVLALLTKLKQICNHPALALKEATVGEGFAARSAKLQRLDEIVEEVIEAGDRALLFTQFAEWGLLLQTHLQKRFHQEVPFLYGNTSKAERQAMVDRFQEDPRGPQLFLLSLKAGGVGLNLTRASHVFHIDRWWNPAVENQATDRAYRIGQINRVLVHKFITSGSVEEKIDRMIREKAKLAEDIIGSGEEWLGGLDPGQLRDLVALEES, from the coding sequence ATGAGCCTGCTGCACGCCACCTGGCTCCGGTCCCACACCGCCGGCCGACCCGGCCTGTTGCTCTGGGCCGACACCTGGCGGGTGGCGGCGCCGGTCACGCCCGGCGCGAAGGTGCCGGTTCACCCCCTGAGCCTGGACCAGGACGAGCTCGGGGCCTGGCTGGAGGAGCACGAGCTCTGGTCGGAGGCCTTCCGCCCGACCGTGGCCACCCTCACCCTGCCCAGCCGCAGCCAGAGCGCCCGAGGCAAGAAGGCCAGCGAAGGGGCCGCCTGGAGCGGCCTGCCCCTGCAGGCGGGCGAACCGATCCCCAAAACCGTGGAGTGGTGGCCCTGGCAACTGGAAGGGCTGTGGCTGGAGCCGGCTGCGGCCGGGGCCTGGCTGGGCCAGCTCCCCCTCTCCGGCGATGAGCTCGGCCTGGCGGATGAACTGCGCTGGTGGAGCCACCTGCAGCGCTGGGTGTTGAGCCTGATCGCCCGCGGCCGCTGGCTGCCCCAGGTGGAGAGCAGCGGCGATGGGCGAGTGGCCCGCTGGCGCCCCCTGCTCAACCGCGAAGACGACCGCCGCCGCCTCGAAGACCTGGCGGCGCGCCTGCCCCAGGTGGCCATGGCGGCCTCGGGGGTGGCCACCCCGCTGGGGCTGCCGCCGGTGGCCGAGATGGCCTGCCGGCGGCCCGGCTCCAGCCGCCTGGTGGTGGTCAACCTGCTTAACGATCTGGTCGATGGCCAGCTGCGGGCGGGCTTCCGCCCCGACAGCACCGACCTCGATCCGCTGCTGGCAGCCTGGCAACAGGCCCTGGGGCCCGGCACGGGCAAGCTGAACCTGGGCGTCGAGGACGCCGAGCGGCTGGAGGTGGCCACCCACCACTGGCGCGAAGCGGTGGCGGGGCGGGTGGCCCCGGCCCGGGCCTGCCTGGAGCTCTCCACCCCGGAGGAGGGCCAGGATCTCTGGGACCTGCGCTTCAGCCTGCAGGCGGAGGCGGATCCCGCCCTGCGGGTGAGCGCGGCGGTGGTCTGGGCCACCACCGAGCGCCAGCTGATGCTCGGAGAGATCGAAGTGGAGCAGCCCGGCGAGGTGCTGCTGGAGGGGATGGGCCGCGCCCTGCAGGTGTTCGAGCCGATCGGCAGGGGGCTGGATTCCTCCGCCCCCGAGGGCATGCAGCTGACGCCGGCCGAGGCCTTCGTGCTGGTGCGAACCATCACCTCCAAACTCCGGGACGTGGGCGTGGGGGTGCTGCTGCCCCCCAGCCTCAGTGGCGGCCTGGCCAGCCGGCTGGGCTTGGCGATTCAGGCCGAACTCCCGGCCCGATCCAGAGGTTTCAGCCTCGGCGAGACCCTGGAGTGGAGCTGGGAGCTGATGATCGGCGGGGTCACCTTGACCCTCAAGGATCTGGAGCGGCTGGCGGGCAAGCGCAGCCCGCTGGTGCAGCACAAGGGGGCCTGGATTGAGCTGCGCCCTGGCGATCTGCGCAACGCCGAAAAGTTCTGCGCCCTCGATCCCGCCCTCAGCCTCGATGACGCCCTGCGGCTCACGGGCAACGAGGGGGAAACCCTGCAGCGGTTGCCGGTGCACCGGTTCACGGCGGGGCCCAGGCTGCAGGCGGTGCTGGAGCAATACCACCAGCAGAAGGCCCCCGACCCCCTGCCGGCCCCCGAGGGTTTCTCCGGCCAGCTGCGGCCCTACCAGGAACGGGGCCTGGGCTGGCTGGCCTTCCTGCACCGCTTCGACCAGGGGGCCTGCCTGGCGGACGACATGGGCCTGGGCAAGACGATCCAGCTGCTGGCCTTCCTGCAACACCTCAAGGCGGAGAACGAACTCAAGCGCCCGGTGCTGCTGGTGGCCCCCACCTCGGTGCTCACCAACTGGAAGCGGGAAGCGGCCGGGTTCACCCCCGAGCTGCGGGTGCTGGAGCACTACGGGCCCCGCCGGGCCGCCAACTCTGCCGCCCTGAAAAAGGCACTCGACGGCGTCGATCTCATGCTCACCAGCTACGGGCTGCTGCAGCGGGACATCGACCTGCTCGGCGGCGCCGACTGGCAGGGGGTGGTGATCGACGAGGCCCAGGCGATCAAGAACCCCAGCGCCAAGCAGAGCCAGGCCGCCCGGGAGCTGGCCCGCTCCGCCAAGCACAGCCGCTTCCGCATTGCCCTCACCGGCACCCCGGTGGAGAACCGGGTGAGCGAGCTGTGGGCGCTGATGGATTTCCTCAACCCCAAGGTGCTGGGGGAGGAGGGATTCTTCCGCCAGCGCTACCGGTTGCCGATCGAGCGCTACGGCGACATGAGCTCGCTGAAAGACCTCAAGGCCCGGGTGGGTCCGTTCATCCTGCGGCGCCTCAAGACCGACAAATCGATCATCAACGACCTGCCCGAGAAGGTGGAGCTCAACGAGTGGGTGGGCCTGAGCCCTGAGCAGGTGAAGCTCTACCGCAAGACCGTCGATGAGACCCTTGACGCGATCGCCCGCGCCCCCCTGGGCCAGAAGCACGGCCAGGTGCTGGCCCTGCTCACCAAGCTCAAGCAGATCTGCAACCACCCGGCGCTGGCGCTCAAGGAAGCAACCGTCGGCGAAGGGTTCGCCGCCCGCTCCGCCAAGTTGCAGCGGCTCGATGAGATCGTCGAGGAGGTGATCGAAGCCGGTGATCGGGCGCTGCTGTTCACCCAGTTCGCCGAATGGGGGCTGCTGTTGCAGACCCATCTCCAGAAGCGCTTCCACCAGGAGGTGCCCTTCCTCTACGGCAACACCAGCAAGGCCGAACGCCAGGCGATGGTGGATCGCTTCCAGGAGGATCCGCGCGGCCCCCAGCTTTTCCTGCTCTCGCTCAAGGCGGGTGGTGTGGGCCTCAACCTCACCCGGGCCAGCCATGTGTTCCACATCGACCGCTGGTGGAACCCGGCGGTGGAGAACCAGGCCACCGACCGGGCCTACCGCATCGGCCAGATCAACCGGGTGCTGGTGCACAAGTTCATCACCAGCGGCTCAGTGGAAGAAAAGATCGACCGCATGATCCGCGAGAAGGCCAAGCTCGCCGAAGACATCATCGGCAGCGGCGAGGAGTGGCTGGGGGGCCTCGACCCTGGCCAGCTCAGGGATCTGGTGGCCCTGGAGGAGTCGTAG
- a CDS encoding SWIM zinc finger family protein, which yields MTVTPASLTTTLGDEGLGQQPWWVEQWMELINSYRYKKRLERAWTYARSGNVLSIRFEGRRVHARVQGTEEEPYKVKLWLDTLSDEDWGYVLEALGQKARWSAQLLAGIMPADIERAFAASGRRLFPFKLQEVRSECTCPDKANPCKHTSAVYYLMGDRFSEDPFVLFQLRGRSRNQLLANLAEQRRQLLSAKATAPAAPHPPHPAITDPGRWWRYDAPLDPDLVVVTPALEGDTGLDEAGDLPLAAEPRFPEANQLFLERLRQQGTLLGQQAMAQAMGGG from the coding sequence ATGACGGTCACCCCCGCCAGCCTCACCACCACCCTGGGCGACGAAGGCCTCGGGCAGCAGCCCTGGTGGGTGGAGCAGTGGATGGAGCTGATCAACTCCTACCGCTACAAGAAACGGCTGGAGCGCGCCTGGACCTACGCCCGTTCCGGCAACGTGCTCTCGATCCGCTTCGAGGGGCGCCGCGTGCACGCCAGGGTGCAGGGCACCGAAGAGGAGCCCTACAAGGTGAAGCTCTGGCTCGACACCCTCAGCGACGAAGACTGGGGCTACGTGCTCGAAGCCCTGGGGCAGAAGGCCCGCTGGTCGGCGCAGCTGCTGGCGGGAATCATGCCCGCCGACATCGAGCGCGCCTTCGCCGCCAGCGGCCGCCGGCTGTTTCCGTTCAAGTTGCAGGAGGTGCGCAGCGAATGCACCTGTCCCGACAAGGCCAACCCCTGCAAGCACACCAGCGCCGTCTACTACCTGATGGGGGACCGCTTCAGCGAAGACCCCTTCGTGCTGTTCCAGTTGCGGGGCCGCAGCCGCAACCAGCTGCTCGCGAACCTGGCGGAGCAACGCCGCCAGCTGCTGAGCGCCAAGGCCACCGCCCCGGCCGCCCCCCATCCGCCCCACCCGGCTATCACCGATCCCGGGCGCTGGTGGCGCTACGACGCCCCCCTCGATCCCGATCTGGTGGTGGTCACCCCGGCCCTGGAGGGCGACACCGGGCTCGACGAGGCGGGCGATCTGCCCCTGGCCGCCGAACCCCGCTTCCCCGAGGCCAACCAGCTGTTCCTCGAGCGGCTGCGGCAGCAGGGAACCCTGCTGGGCCAGCAGGCGATGGCACAGGCCATGGGGGGTGGCTGA
- the alaS gene encoding alanine--tRNA ligase encodes MAVALSPDRPAPERPQPRLGAEIREAFLSFFESRGHRRLASASLVPEDPTVLLTIAGMLPFKPVFLGQAPRPAPRATSAQKCIRTNDIENVGRTARHHTYFEMLGNFSFGDYFKEQAIRWAWELSTEVFGLSPNHLVVSVFRDDDEAAAIWRDVVGVNPRRIIRMDEADNFWASGPTGPCGPCSELYYDFKPELGDEGLDLEDDSRFIEFYNLVFMESNRDADGQLTPLAQRSIDTGLGLERMAQILQQVPNNYETDLIYPLIERAADLAGVDYHRLEEKAKTSLKVIGDHSRAITQLIGDGVSASNLGRGYILRRLLRRVVRHGRLLGIDKPFLTSMGEAAIAVMAASYPQLIERREAILAELAREEARFLETLERGEKLLAEVLAAQPQQISGEQAFELYDTYGFPLELTEEIAEEHGLRVDLAGFQAAMEAQRQRAKAAAVSLDLTLQGAIEQVAGELEATAFKGYEALEHPSCVLALVVNGAPAERAVAGDAVQLVLDSTPFYGEGGGQVGDRGTLSAGETEAGADGDQSSDLFVRIDGVSRNRSVFVHSGRIERGQLAIGDLVMARVDRGCRRRAQANHTATHLLQAALKQVVDPSIAQAGSLVDFDRLRFDFHSPRAVTAAELERIEALINGWIADAHHLQVREMGIEQARAAGAVAMFGEKYADVVRVVDVPGVSMELCGGTHVANTAEIGLFKIIAETGVAAGIRRIEAVAGPAVLAYLNERDAVVRQLGERFKVQPGEIVERVAALADELKASGKALAAARTELALARSTELAAGAETIGAFQLLVARLDGVEAAGLQSAAQRLQERLGEGAAVVLAGVPDATITDKLSLVAAFGPAVVAAGPKAGAFIGAIARLVGGGGGGRPNLATAGGKEVAGLDGALETARAQLIEALSL; translated from the coding sequence ATGGCTGTTGCGCTCTCCCCCGATCGCCCTGCCCCTGAGCGGCCCCAGCCCCGCCTCGGCGCGGAGATCCGCGAGGCGTTCCTGAGCTTCTTCGAGAGCCGGGGCCACCGGCGGCTGGCCAGTGCCTCCCTGGTGCCGGAGGACCCCACCGTGCTGCTCACCATCGCCGGCATGCTGCCGTTCAAGCCGGTGTTCCTGGGCCAGGCCCCGAGGCCGGCGCCCCGGGCCACCAGCGCCCAGAAGTGCATCCGCACCAACGACATCGAGAACGTGGGCCGCACGGCGCGGCACCACACCTACTTCGAGATGCTGGGCAACTTCTCCTTCGGCGACTACTTCAAGGAGCAGGCGATCCGCTGGGCCTGGGAGCTGTCCACCGAGGTCTTCGGCCTCTCGCCGAACCATCTGGTGGTGAGCGTCTTCCGCGACGACGACGAGGCCGCGGCGATCTGGCGCGACGTCGTGGGCGTGAACCCCAGGCGCATCATCCGCATGGATGAGGCCGACAACTTCTGGGCCTCGGGCCCCACGGGCCCCTGCGGCCCCTGCTCGGAGCTCTACTACGACTTCAAGCCCGAGCTCGGTGATGAAGGCCTCGACCTGGAAGACGATTCCCGCTTCATCGAGTTCTACAACCTGGTGTTCATGGAGTCCAACCGCGATGCGGACGGACAGCTCACCCCCCTGGCCCAGCGCAGCATCGACACCGGTCTGGGGCTTGAGCGCATGGCCCAGATCCTGCAGCAGGTGCCCAACAACTACGAAACCGACCTGATCTATCCCCTGATCGAGCGGGCGGCGGACCTGGCGGGTGTCGACTACCACCGCCTGGAGGAGAAAGCCAAAACCTCCCTGAAGGTGATCGGCGACCACAGCCGCGCCATCACCCAACTGATCGGCGATGGAGTGAGTGCCTCCAATCTCGGCCGCGGCTACATCCTGCGGCGGCTGCTGCGGCGGGTGGTGCGCCACGGACGGCTCCTGGGCATCGACAAGCCGTTTCTTACCTCGATGGGCGAGGCCGCGATCGCGGTGATGGCGGCGTCTTATCCGCAGCTGATCGAGCGCCGCGAGGCGATCCTGGCGGAACTGGCCCGCGAGGAGGCCCGCTTCCTCGAAACCCTGGAGCGGGGCGAGAAGCTGCTGGCCGAGGTGCTGGCGGCCCAGCCGCAGCAGATCAGCGGCGAGCAGGCCTTCGAGCTCTACGACACCTACGGCTTCCCCCTGGAGCTCACCGAGGAGATCGCCGAGGAGCATGGGCTCAGGGTGGATCTGGCGGGGTTCCAGGCCGCCATGGAGGCCCAGCGCCAGCGCGCCAAGGCGGCGGCGGTGAGCCTCGATCTCACGCTTCAGGGCGCGATCGAGCAGGTGGCCGGCGAACTGGAGGCCACGGCCTTCAAGGGCTACGAGGCCCTGGAGCACCCCAGCTGCGTGCTGGCCCTGGTGGTGAATGGCGCGCCGGCCGAACGCGCCGTTGCCGGTGATGCGGTGCAGTTGGTGCTCGATTCCACCCCCTTTTACGGCGAGGGGGGCGGCCAGGTGGGGGACCGGGGCACGCTGAGCGCCGGGGAGACCGAAGCGGGAGCCGATGGCGACCAGTCGAGCGATCTGTTCGTGCGCATCGATGGGGTCAGCCGTAATCGCAGCGTGTTCGTGCACAGCGGCCGGATCGAGCGCGGCCAGCTGGCGATTGGTGATCTGGTGATGGCCCGGGTGGACCGCGGCTGCCGCCGCCGCGCCCAGGCCAACCACACCGCCACGCACCTGTTGCAGGCGGCCCTCAAGCAGGTGGTGGATCCCTCCATCGCCCAGGCGGGCTCCCTGGTGGATTTCGATCGCCTGCGCTTCGACTTCCACAGCCCCCGGGCGGTCACGGCCGCGGAGCTGGAGCGGATTGAGGCGCTGATCAACGGCTGGATCGCCGATGCCCACCACCTCCAGGTGCGGGAGATGGGAATCGAGCAGGCCAGGGCCGCCGGCGCCGTGGCGATGTTCGGTGAGAAGTACGCCGATGTGGTGCGCGTCGTCGACGTGCCCGGGGTGTCGATGGAGCTCTGCGGCGGCACCCACGTGGCCAATACCGCCGAGATCGGTCTGTTCAAGATCATCGCCGAAACCGGTGTGGCCGCCGGCATCCGCCGCATCGAGGCGGTGGCAGGCCCGGCGGTGCTCGCCTACCTCAACGAGCGCGACGCGGTGGTGCGCCAGCTGGGGGAGCGCTTCAAGGTGCAACCGGGCGAGATCGTCGAGCGCGTGGCGGCGCTGGCCGACGAGCTCAAGGCCAGCGGCAAGGCCCTGGCGGCGGCCCGCACCGAGCTGGCCCTGGCCCGCTCCACGGAGCTGGCGGCAGGCGCCGAGACGATCGGGGCTTTCCAGCTGCTGGTGGCCCGCCTCGATGGGGTGGAAGCCGCCGGCCTGCAGAGCGCGGCCCAGCGGCTGCAGGAGCGCCTCGGCGAGGGGGCGGCGGTGGTGCTGGCGGGGGTTCCCGACGCGACGATCACCGACAAGCTCTCCCTGGTGGCGGCCTTCGGCCCGGCGGTGGTGGCGGCGGGCCCCAAGGCGGGCGCGTTCATCGGCGCCATCGCCCGGCTGGTGGGCGGCGGCGGCGGCGGCCGCCCCAATCTGGCCACGGCCGGCGGCAAGGAGGTGGCTGGCCTCGATGGCGCTTTGGAGACGGCCCGCGCTCAGCTGATCGAGGCGCTCTCGCTATGA
- a CDS encoding TMEM175 family protein, with the protein MGTGRLEAFSDGVLAIIITIMVLELKSPAGEGFQGLLTLTPVFLSYLLSFIYIGIYWSNHHHMLHACSRVSGGVLWANLHLLFWLSLFPFVTRWIGENHYAPVPTAVYGLNLLLAGFAYWVLQQTIIAAEGSNSLLRRAVGRDTKGRASLLLYAFGAAMAFLFPWLSQTIYVLVALIWIVPDRRIEQALVAAPTTPPGPPDP; encoded by the coding sequence ATGGGCACCGGACGACTCGAGGCCTTCAGCGATGGCGTGCTTGCCATCATCATCACGATCATGGTGCTGGAGCTCAAAAGCCCGGCCGGCGAAGGTTTCCAAGGCCTCCTCACTCTGACGCCAGTGTTTCTGAGCTATCTGCTCAGCTTCATCTACATCGGCATCTATTGGAGCAATCACCACCACATGCTCCACGCCTGCAGTCGCGTCAGCGGCGGGGTGCTCTGGGCGAACCTGCACCTGCTGTTCTGGCTGTCATTGTTTCCCTTCGTCACCCGCTGGATCGGCGAGAACCATTACGCCCCAGTACCGACGGCCGTCTATGGCCTCAACCTGCTGCTGGCCGGTTTCGCCTACTGGGTCCTGCAGCAGACGATCATCGCTGCCGAAGGCTCGAATTCGTTGCTGCGTCGTGCCGTCGGCCGTGACACCAAGGGCCGGGCTTCGCTGCTGCTCTATGCCTTCGGCGCGGCCATGGCCTTCCTCTTTCCCTGGCTGTCCCAGACGATCTATGTACTGGTGGCCCTCATCTGGATCGTCCCCGACCGCCGCATCGAGCAGGCACTGGTGGCGGCGCCTACGACTCCTCCAGGGCCACCAGATCCCTGA
- a CDS encoding MEKHLA domain-containing protein, which produces MAEAPWLTPECLGLTALLLDSHLRAFGRPLLAGDGPGRSRRLAAQELFAGAEVVLAHGGGRDPQLIYANGAALRLWRRPWAAMVGLPSRLTAEPQERSARQRLLESALQLEAIRGYTGVRINSHGRRFVIDNARLWTLRDEEGRGCGQAAAFSRWWWI; this is translated from the coding sequence GTGGCTGAGGCCCCCTGGCTGACGCCGGAGTGCCTGGGACTCACCGCCCTGCTGCTCGACTCCCACTTGCGCGCCTTCGGGCGACCGCTGCTGGCGGGCGACGGACCCGGCCGCTCCCGGCGGCTGGCGGCCCAGGAACTGTTCGCCGGCGCGGAGGTGGTGCTGGCCCACGGCGGCGGCCGCGATCCCCAGCTGATCTACGCCAATGGGGCGGCCCTGCGCCTGTGGCGTCGCCCCTGGGCCGCGATGGTGGGGCTGCCCTCGCGGCTGACGGCGGAGCCCCAGGAGCGCAGCGCCCGCCAACGGCTCCTGGAGAGCGCCCTCCAGCTGGAGGCGATCCGCGGCTACACCGGGGTGCGCATCAACAGCCACGGGCGCCGCTTCGTGATCGACAACGCCCGCCTCTGGACCCTGCGCGACGAGGAGGGCCGGGGCTGCGGCCAGGCGGCCGCCTTCAGCCGCTGGTGGTGGATCTGA
- a CDS encoding GNAT family N-acetyltransferase codes for MIGRRPEPVVRFATAADAPGVTALVGALLMEIMAEIDEPAFRVDPAAIERRLREALAADRYRVLLAETAPGDLIGFLALLEGFALYTEGAFGLIPEFYVAPGHRGAGVGLGLLAAAVAHGRSRGWSRLEVTTPPLPAFERTLAFYEREGFSVSGGLKLKLEL; via the coding sequence GTGATCGGCCGGAGGCCGGAGCCGGTGGTGCGCTTCGCCACCGCTGCAGATGCCCCTGGGGTGACGGCCCTGGTGGGAGCGTTGCTGATGGAGATCATGGCGGAGATTGACGAGCCCGCGTTTCGGGTCGATCCCGCTGCCATCGAGCGGCGCCTGCGGGAGGCCCTGGCGGCGGATCGCTACCGGGTGCTACTGGCAGAGACGGCTCCAGGTGACCTGATTGGTTTTCTGGCGCTGCTGGAGGGGTTCGCTCTTTACACGGAGGGCGCGTTCGGCCTCATCCCTGAGTTCTATGTGGCACCGGGCCACCGCGGCGCTGGTGTGGGCCTGGGGTTGCTGGCGGCGGCCGTCGCCCATGGCCGCTCCCGGGGCTGGAGCCGTCTGGAGGTGACCACCCCGCCGCTGCCGGCGTTCGAGCGCACCCTGGCCTTCTACGAGCGGGAAGGGTTCAGCGTCAGTGGCGGTCTGAAGCTGAAACTGGAGCTTTGA
- a CDS encoding Hsp20/alpha crystallin family protein yields MLTLRQSPFDLFERLEQQVVQAERVPAAEVHEGEAAYTIVLELPGVDKASIDVKATDRSLVISAERKSEAPQSAEGAPAGPLHSEFRYGTWSRSFRFPGGLDREHLEARYRDGLLTVIAPKAQTSTTVSVKVED; encoded by the coding sequence ATGCTGACCCTGCGCCAATCCCCCTTCGATCTCTTTGAGCGTCTCGAGCAACAGGTGGTCCAGGCCGAGCGCGTGCCTGCCGCCGAAGTGCACGAAGGCGAAGCGGCCTACACGATCGTGCTGGAACTGCCCGGCGTGGACAAGGCCTCCATCGACGTCAAAGCCACCGACCGCTCCCTGGTGATCAGCGCCGAGCGCAAATCCGAAGCACCCCAGAGCGCTGAAGGCGCCCCGGCGGGCCCGCTGCACAGCGAATTCCGCTACGGCACCTGGAGCCGCAGCTTCCGCTTCCCAGGCGGCCTGGATCGGGAACATCTGGAGGCCCGTTACCGGGATGGTCTGCTCACCGTCATCGCCCCCAAGGCCCAGACCAGCACCACGGTGTCGGTGAAGGTGGAGGACTGA
- a CDS encoding 1-acyl-sn-glycerol-3-phosphate acyltransferase: protein MLAQAPLDFLPQRLLPWLPQLMRPVLPLLLRLQAGLVGVEADHLERLVAAIGRFQRGEARLLVAFRHPQTSDPFCYSALLWDLLPRSARAQGQPLRTFVHSHFLYDRGIPLWAGSTVAWLFTRLGGSSIQRGKLDLKGLRAARQLMLDGEYPLAAAPEGATNGLSDVLSPLEPGVAQIAFWAVEDLAQAGRTEAVELVPLGIRYHYVEPIGPAADRVLSGLERACGLPVPPPGPAAASAPGVAGAEEAQLAALYPRLAAVADWLLQRLERFYRQAHRALLEGEGPITPENRGERLRHLLEAALAVSETQLGLIAKGSLNDRCRRIEQAGWDCIYRPETRDRQALSAVELGLADRLATDAERALWHMRLVESFVAVSGTHVREKPCADRFGETLQILFSLVHRLTGDGAMLKVPRLGLRRAQISVGEPIDVSARRDAYRAGRQGAVASLTQDLSVALQGLMEP, encoded by the coding sequence ATGCTGGCCCAGGCCCCCCTCGACTTCCTGCCCCAGCGGCTGTTGCCCTGGCTGCCGCAGCTGATGCGGCCAGTGCTGCCGTTGCTGCTGCGCCTGCAGGCGGGCCTGGTGGGGGTGGAGGCCGATCACCTGGAGCGCCTGGTGGCGGCGATCGGGCGCTTTCAGCGGGGTGAGGCGCGACTGTTGGTCGCTTTTCGCCATCCCCAGACCAGCGATCCCTTCTGCTACTCCGCCCTGCTCTGGGATCTGCTGCCCCGTTCAGCGCGGGCCCAGGGCCAGCCCCTGCGGACGTTCGTCCATTCCCATTTCCTCTACGACCGCGGCATTCCCCTGTGGGCCGGCTCCACCGTGGCCTGGTTGTTCACCCGTCTGGGGGGTAGCTCGATCCAGCGGGGCAAGCTCGATCTCAAGGGCCTGCGGGCCGCTCGGCAGTTGATGCTCGACGGGGAGTATCCGCTGGCGGCGGCGCCGGAGGGGGCCACCAATGGCCTCAGCGACGTGCTCAGCCCCCTGGAGCCGGGTGTGGCCCAGATCGCCTTCTGGGCGGTCGAAGACCTGGCCCAGGCCGGGCGCACCGAGGCGGTGGAGCTGGTGCCGCTTGGCATTCGTTACCACTACGTCGAGCCGATCGGCCCCGCCGCGGATCGGGTGCTCTCAGGCCTGGAGCGGGCCTGCGGACTGCCCGTTCCGCCCCCGGGTCCAGCCGCTGCTTCAGCCCCTGGCGTGGCCGGCGCTGAGGAGGCCCAGCTGGCTGCCCTTTACCCGCGGCTGGCGGCCGTGGCCGATTGGCTGTTGCAGCGCCTGGAGCGCTTCTACCGGCAGGCCCACCGGGCTCTCCTGGAGGGCGAGGGGCCGATCACGCCCGAGAACCGGGGCGAGCGGCTGCGGCACTTGCTGGAGGCGGCACTGGCGGTGAGCGAGACCCAGCTCGGTCTGATCGCGAAGGGCAGCCTCAACGACCGCTGCCGACGCATCGAGCAGGCGGGCTGGGACTGCATCTACCGCCCCGAAACCCGCGACCGCCAGGCTCTTTCAGCCGTGGAGCTGGGGCTGGCGGACCGCCTCGCCACCGATGCCGAGCGCGCCCTCTGGCACATGCGGCTGGTGGAGTCGTTCGTGGCCGTCAGCGGCACCCATGTGCGCGAGAAACCCTGCGCCGACCGCTTCGGCGAAACCCTGCAGATTCTCTTCTCGTTGGTGCACCGGCTCACAGGAGATGGAGCCATGCTGAAGGTGCCTCGGCTGGGGCTGCGCCGGGCCCAGATCAGCGTGGGTGAACCGATCGATGTGAGCGCGCGCCGGGACGCCTACCGGGCCGGGCGCCAGGGGGCTGTGGCGTCCCTCACCCAGGATCTTTCGGTTGCTCTGCAGGGCCTGATGGAGCCGTGA